One genomic window of Ktedonobacteraceae bacterium includes the following:
- a CDS encoding WXG100 family type VII secretion target → MTTIHVNTDLMRQLGQIFVQLDDQIANQIRPQIQSHINELEGDWQGVSRQRFEQLFQEWRTAVDQVVQNGEDIGRHLQDTAQRFESADQS, encoded by the coding sequence ATGACCACCATTCATGTAAATACCGACCTGATGCGCCAGCTGGGGCAGATCTTCGTCCAGCTCGACGATCAGATTGCCAATCAGATTCGCCCGCAAATCCAGAGTCATATTAATGAGTTGGAGGGCGATTGGCAGGGTGTGAGCCGCCAGCGTTTCGAGCAACTGTTTCAGGAATGGCGCACCGCTGTAGACCAGGTTGTTCAGAACGGCGAAGATATTGGCCGCCACCTGCAGGATACGGCTCAGCGCTTCGAGAGCGCCGACCAGTCGTAA
- the uvrC gene encoding excinuclease ABC subunit UvrC, producing MNEKIQSVLNSLPHKPGIYLMKDAQGTILYVGKAISLYNRVRSYFQESTDLSPKNRSMVAKVDDIEFLVVKNEVEALVLESNYIKQYRPKYNVLLRDDKNYPYIKVSLAEDFPRVYRVRSFQRDGNRYFGPYTNSGAVDSTLDLLNKLFAFRTCRYDASTWAPPRNGEPPAGWKQKLLPRPCTQYYIHRCIAPCVAYATREEYDAVIRQVILFLEGKHDEVVKNLQEKMEEAAENLNFEEAARIRDRIKAVERILEKQRIISTEGQDDQDVIALASEEDETCALVFFFRGGKLVGREYFILQGTRDSSPGEVMGSFLMQFYESSPHVPAEVIVEAEPEDRAMIQAWLKEKRKGAVAITVPKRGEKVGLIEMVKQNASEVLEQQRIKWLTDSQKTQMALEELQEALNLAAPPMRIECYDISNTQGTNSVGAMVVFEAGRPKNSEYRRFKIKTVEGPNDFASHQEMLRRRFRRAAQHEKSEENQDGETAAEPETPLQHEWAMPDLIIIDGGKGQLSAALEVLQELHIDVPTVGLAKENEEIFIPGSPDPIILPRSSQGLYLVQRIRDEAHRFGITYHRKLRSDRTFKSVLDEIPGIGPKRKQALMKHFGSVRAISNASLEELAALDGMTRDAAEKVKEYIGRGE from the coding sequence ATGAACGAAAAAATCCAATCAGTACTGAACTCACTGCCACATAAACCGGGCATTTATTTGATGAAGGATGCCCAGGGCACTATTCTGTATGTCGGCAAAGCCATCTCGCTGTATAACCGCGTGCGCTCCTACTTTCAGGAGTCCACCGATCTCAGCCCCAAGAATCGCAGCATGGTGGCGAAGGTTGACGATATCGAATTTCTCGTCGTCAAGAACGAGGTCGAGGCGCTGGTGCTGGAGAGCAATTATATCAAGCAGTATCGTCCCAAGTATAATGTGCTGCTGCGCGACGATAAAAACTATCCCTACATCAAGGTTTCGCTGGCGGAGGATTTTCCGCGCGTCTATCGCGTGCGCAGCTTCCAGCGCGATGGCAATCGCTACTTCGGGCCGTACACCAATTCGGGCGCGGTAGACTCGACGCTCGATCTGCTGAACAAGCTCTTCGCCTTTCGCACCTGCCGCTATGATGCCAGCACCTGGGCGCCACCGCGCAACGGCGAACCACCGGCGGGCTGGAAACAGAAGCTGCTGCCGCGTCCCTGCACGCAATACTACATTCACCGCTGCATCGCTCCCTGCGTCGCCTATGCCACGCGCGAAGAATACGATGCCGTCATCCGGCAGGTGATCCTCTTTCTGGAGGGCAAGCACGACGAGGTGGTGAAGAATCTGCAAGAGAAAATGGAGGAGGCCGCCGAAAACCTCAATTTTGAGGAGGCGGCGCGCATTCGCGACCGCATCAAAGCGGTTGAGCGCATCCTGGAGAAGCAGCGCATCATTTCTACGGAAGGACAGGACGATCAGGATGTGATCGCGCTTGCCAGCGAAGAGGATGAGACCTGCGCGCTGGTGTTCTTCTTCCGCGGCGGCAAGCTGGTCGGCAGAGAGTACTTCATCCTGCAAGGCACCAGGGACAGCAGTCCCGGTGAGGTAATGGGCTCCTTCCTGATGCAGTTCTACGAGAGTTCGCCGCACGTCCCGGCTGAAGTAATCGTCGAGGCCGAACCGGAAGATCGCGCTATGATCCAGGCCTGGCTCAAAGAGAAACGTAAGGGCGCGGTCGCGATTACCGTCCCCAAACGCGGCGAAAAAGTGGGCCTGATCGAGATGGTCAAACAAAACGCGAGCGAGGTACTGGAGCAGCAGCGCATCAAGTGGTTGACCGATAGCCAGAAGACGCAGATGGCGTTGGAGGAACTGCAGGAGGCCTTGAACCTGGCCGCTCCACCCATGCGCATCGAATGCTATGATATCTCGAATACGCAGGGAACCAATTCGGTGGGCGCAATGGTCGTGTTCGAGGCTGGTCGCCCTAAGAACAGCGAATACCGGCGCTTCAAAATCAAGACGGTCGAGGGGCCAAACGATTTCGCCAGCCACCAGGAGATGCTGCGCCGGCGCTTCCGCAGGGCCGCGCAACACGAAAAAAGCGAAGAGAACCAGGATGGCGAGACAGCAGCCGAACCGGAAACGCCGCTGCAACATGAGTGGGCGATGCCCGACCTGATTATTATCGATGGCGGCAAGGGCCAGCTCAGTGCGGCGCTTGAAGTTTTGCAGGAACTACATATCGATGTGCCCACGGTCGGATTGGCAAAGGAGAACGAGGAGATTTTTATTCCCGGCTCGCCGGATCCAATCATCCTGCCGCGCTCCTCGCAGGGGCTGTACCTGGTGCAGCGCATTCGTGACGAGGCGCACCGCTTCGGCATCACCTATCACCGCAAACTGCGCTCCGACCGCACCTTCAAATCGGTGCTGGACGAGATTCCTGGTATCGGCCCCAAACGCAAACAGGCGCTGATGAAGCATTTCGGCTCCGTTCGCGCTATCAGCAATGCCAGCCTGGAAGAGCTTGCGGCGCTCGATGGCATGACCCGGGACGCCGCCGAAAAGGTCAAGGAGTACATCGGGCGCGGGGAGTAG
- the selB gene encoding selenocysteine-specific translation elongation factor, which yields MSCIGTAGHIDHGKSTLVKALTGIDPDRLAEEKERGMTIDLGFAWLTLPNGREVSIVDVPGHEGFIKNMLAGVGGIDAALLVIAADEGIMPQTREHLAILDLLRVRRGVVALTKADLVDEEWLELVREEVIEQLKPTTLANAAIIPVSAYSGQGLPELLAELERILDEEQERQDIARPRLPVDRVFTMTGFGTVVTGTLLDGAFKPGQEVEILPQGLKTRIRTLQTHRHQVEVAQPGSRVAINLASVPRSEIERGNVVALPGQMQPTMLIDARIQLLADAARSLEHNTLVDFYSGSQEVPAKVRLLDADEVEPGQSAWVQLRLSRPAVVARRDRFILRIPSPSMTIGGGEVIDVHPRYHRRFQQTVLNVLETLERGSPDELVLAALDRRRETSRQNAAAKATGGRPARPHGQTGARTLHGLQGYELAEIAKQSSLPTDVTQATLETLLTEGRVCKVGGFWFAQPVWEAFKDEAVRLVSEYHRQYPLRAGLSKEEWRARLGLSSKMAAEIFAALQEEEQLAEVIAATGAPSGLIRLPTFVPTFTEAQQQQIRRMLRQFNENPYTPPGRVEAEAMVGAEVLAALVEQGRLVKLGGNTDTVFFLRETYEEAVAKLIAYLHEHGKMTASEARDVLGTTRKYILPLLEHMDERRITRRAGDERVLGVAAGQGP from the coding sequence ATGAGTTGTATTGGTACAGCAGGACATATAGACCATGGCAAGTCAACCCTGGTAAAGGCGCTCACGGGCATTGATCCTGATCGATTGGCGGAAGAAAAAGAACGCGGCATGACGATAGACCTCGGCTTCGCGTGGTTGACGCTGCCTAATGGCCGCGAGGTTAGTATCGTCGATGTGCCGGGTCACGAAGGGTTCATCAAGAATATGCTGGCCGGTGTAGGGGGAATCGATGCCGCGCTGCTGGTAATTGCCGCCGACGAAGGAATCATGCCGCAGACACGCGAACACCTGGCAATCCTCGATCTGCTGCGCGTGCGGCGCGGCGTCGTTGCCCTCACCAAGGCCGACCTGGTCGATGAAGAATGGCTCGAGCTGGTGCGAGAAGAAGTTATTGAGCAGTTGAAACCGACCACGCTGGCGAATGCCGCCATTATTCCCGTTTCGGCCTATAGCGGTCAGGGATTGCCGGAATTGCTGGCCGAATTAGAACGTATCCTTGATGAAGAGCAGGAGCGGCAAGACATCGCGCGCCCGCGCCTGCCGGTTGATCGCGTGTTCACGATGACCGGTTTTGGCACCGTCGTGACGGGGACGCTGCTGGATGGCGCTTTCAAGCCGGGTCAGGAGGTCGAGATTTTGCCACAGGGCCTGAAGACACGCATCCGCACCCTCCAGACGCACAGGCACCAGGTCGAGGTGGCGCAGCCTGGCAGTCGCGTGGCCATCAACCTGGCGAGCGTGCCGCGCAGCGAAATTGAACGCGGCAATGTAGTCGCGCTTCCCGGTCAGATGCAGCCAACCATGCTCATCGATGCTCGTATTCAACTGCTGGCGGATGCCGCGAGATCGCTTGAGCATAACACGCTGGTCGATTTCTATAGCGGTTCGCAGGAAGTGCCCGCGAAGGTGAGGCTGCTCGATGCAGACGAAGTGGAGCCTGGGCAAAGCGCCTGGGTGCAGCTGCGCCTGAGCCGTCCGGCTGTGGTGGCGCGGCGAGATCGCTTCATCCTGCGCATTCCCTCGCCCAGTATGACCATCGGTGGCGGTGAAGTGATCGATGTGCATCCCCGCTACCACCGGCGCTTCCAGCAAACGGTGCTGAATGTCCTGGAAACCCTTGAGCGTGGATCGCCGGATGAGCTTGTTCTGGCTGCTCTTGATCGAAGGCGTGAAACGTCCAGGCAAAATGCGGCTGCGAAGGCGACAGGCGGTCGCCCGGCGCGCCCTCATGGTCAGACAGGAGCCAGGACCTTACACGGACTGCAAGGATATGAGCTGGCCGAGATCGCTAAACAGAGCAGTTTGCCAACGGATGTGACGCAGGCGACCCTGGAGACGTTGTTAACTGAGGGACGGGTCTGTAAGGTGGGAGGCTTCTGGTTTGCGCAGCCTGTTTGGGAGGCTTTCAAAGACGAAGCTGTTCGCCTGGTGAGCGAATACCATCGCCAGTATCCTCTACGAGCAGGCCTTTCAAAAGAGGAGTGGCGCGCGCGATTAGGCCTGTCTTCTAAGATGGCGGCAGAGATTTTTGCGGCATTGCAGGAAGAGGAGCAATTGGCGGAAGTTATCGCTGCAACGGGCGCTCCGAGCGGCCTCATTCGCTTGCCCACCTTCGTTCCAACGTTTACCGAAGCTCAACAGCAGCAGATTCGACGGATGTTGCGGCAGTTCAATGAGAACCCCTATACTCCTCCCGGACGAGTGGAGGCCGAGGCGATGGTAGGGGCCGAGGTATTAGCGGCGCTGGTTGAGCAGGGGAGATTGGTGAAGCTGGGAGGGAACACGGATACGGTCTTCTTCCTGCGCGAAACTTATGAAGAGGCGGTAGCGAAGTTGATAGCCTACCTGCACGAGCATGGTAAGATGACGGCTTCCGAAGCGCGCGACGTATTAGGCACCACGCGCAAATACATCCTGCCTCTACTCGAGCATATGGATGAGCGGCGCATCACCCGGCGCGCCGGCGACGAGCGGGTGCTGGGAGTCGCAGCCGGCCAGGGTCCATAG
- a CDS encoding HAMP domain-containing sensor histidine kinase, whose translation MQVQDERSQEESIQALQQQVDQLTAENLLLKEQLARKEQFAAMIAHELRGPLTPIINYAQIAARPNQRRESIVRATNIIISQAWRLTRLAKDLLDASHLSSGRFTLSCHACDAVKLIKDVVEQVRPVAPYHTFAIEAPEEPVVGHWDAGRLEQAVGNLLDNAIKYSDEETTITVRAWKTEHTAHISVHNVGVSIPASQRSQLFHPYTRLPGSSTQRGSGLGLYITKSIVEAHGGELRLELSNSNENGTTFVFDLPMEK comes from the coding sequence ATGCAGGTACAGGACGAGCGCTCACAGGAAGAGTCCATTCAGGCTTTGCAACAGCAGGTGGACCAACTGACGGCAGAGAATCTTTTATTGAAAGAGCAACTGGCGCGCAAAGAACAGTTTGCGGCGATGATTGCTCATGAGTTACGTGGCCCTTTGACCCCCATCATTAATTACGCCCAGATCGCGGCGCGCCCCAATCAGCGCCGTGAAAGCATCGTGCGTGCTACCAATATCATCATCAGCCAGGCCTGGCGCCTGACACGGCTTGCCAAAGATTTACTGGATGCCTCACATTTATCTTCTGGCCGCTTTACGCTCTCATGTCATGCATGCGATGCTGTAAAGCTCATCAAAGATGTTGTGGAGCAGGTACGCCCCGTCGCTCCATATCATACATTTGCCATAGAGGCTCCCGAAGAGCCTGTGGTTGGGCACTGGGATGCCGGACGATTGGAGCAGGCAGTGGGGAATCTGCTGGATAACGCCATCAAATATTCTGACGAGGAAACAACGATTACTGTACGCGCCTGGAAAACAGAACATACCGCTCACATCAGCGTCCACAACGTGGGCGTCAGCATCCCCGCAAGCCAGAGGAGCCAGCTCTTCCATCCCTATACGCGCTTGCCCGGAAGCAGTACCCAGCGCGGCAGCGGGCTTGGCCTCTATATCACTAAATCAATCGTTGAGGCACATGGCGGCGAACTGCGCCTGGAGCTGAGCAATAGTAACGAAAATGGCACGACCTTCGTTTTTGACCTGCCAATGGAAAAATAG
- a CDS encoding SDR family oxidoreductase encodes MSIQDRIAIITGAGRGIGRATALRFAREGAQVVLFSRTASTLDEVEAEIAREGQSALVIAGDAAREEDVQHLFQKAMDAYGRVDILVNCAGIVAVRPFAEMDVATWDNVLAVNLRGTFLCCREAFRIMAGQHSGVIINLSSLSGVRGVEKFPGLSAYNVSKAGVASLTEILAVEGKPYNIRVCAVSPGAVDTTMLRQAAPHLKAGMTPEDMAEILLFLAGDSGRKLSGTNLEIFSNA; translated from the coding sequence ATGAGCATTCAAGATCGTATCGCCATCATAACCGGAGCCGGGCGTGGCATCGGTCGTGCCACCGCGCTGCGTTTTGCCCGCGAGGGCGCGCAGGTCGTCCTCTTCAGCCGCACAGCCTCAACTTTAGATGAAGTTGAGGCTGAGATTGCGCGCGAGGGGCAGAGCGCACTGGTTATTGCCGGTGATGCCGCTCGCGAAGAGGATGTGCAGCACCTCTTCCAGAAAGCTATGGATGCGTATGGGAGAGTCGATATCCTCGTCAATTGCGCCGGCATAGTCGCTGTACGCCCTTTTGCTGAGATGGACGTGGCTACCTGGGATAATGTGCTGGCTGTCAATCTGCGCGGCACATTTCTGTGCTGCCGCGAGGCATTTCGCATTATGGCCGGCCAGCATTCCGGCGTCATTATCAACCTGTCATCGCTTTCGGGCGTGAGAGGCGTGGAGAAATTTCCGGGTTTGAGCGCATATAATGTCTCGAAAGCTGGTGTCGCCAGTTTGACCGAAATTCTGGCGGTCGAGGGCAAGCCATACAATATTCGTGTCTGCGCCGTCAGTCCTGGAGCAGTAGATACTACCATGCTCCGCCAGGCCGCGCCGCATCTAAAGGCCGGTATGACTCCCGAGGATATGGCCGAAATATTGCTCTTCCTGGCCGGCGATTCGGGTCGCAAGCTCAGCGGCACCAACCTTGAGATATTCAGCAATGCTTGA
- a CDS encoding FmdB family zinc ribbon protein, whose protein sequence is MPTYEYQCRSCNYRFEIWQKMTDLPLTVCPQCGGPIHKLFFPAGIVFKGSGFYKTDHPSHNSAGENGHNHTSDGAETKKEGDTKSTTESKSGEGSSEKSAKKSSEDRVPAGTR, encoded by the coding sequence ATGCCAACCTACGAGTACCAGTGTCGATCTTGTAATTATCGCTTTGAAATCTGGCAGAAAATGACCGATCTGCCCTTGACCGTTTGCCCGCAATGCGGCGGCCCCATTCACAAACTATTCTTCCCCGCCGGTATCGTCTTCAAGGGTTCGGGTTTCTATAAGACCGACCACCCTTCTCATAACTCAGCCGGTGAAAACGGCCATAATCATACATCCGATGGCGCTGAGACGAAGAAGGAAGGCGATACGAAGTCCACAACCGAGAGCAAATCCGGCGAGGGCAGTTCCGAGAAGTCCGCGAAGAAAAGCAGTGAGGATAGAGTCCCGGCTGGGACAAGATAA
- a CDS encoding 6-carboxytetrahydropterin synthase translates to MVYLTRRTSFSASHRLWSEHLAEEENYAIYEKCANPNGHGHNYILEVTVRGTPDPHTGMVLNLTDLKQAISEQVIQWVDHKHLNYDVPWLEGCIPTTEVLAMKFWERLAPAFPKGLLYEVKLYETENNSASYRGEP, encoded by the coding sequence ATGGTTTACCTGACAAGGCGCACCAGTTTCAGCGCATCACATCGCTTGTGGAGCGAGCACCTGGCGGAAGAAGAGAATTATGCCATCTACGAGAAGTGCGCGAATCCCAATGGGCATGGACATAACTATATCCTGGAGGTCACGGTTCGCGGCACACCAGACCCACACACCGGCATGGTATTGAATTTGACGGACCTGAAGCAGGCAATTTCTGAACAGGTGATACAATGGGTTGACCATAAACACCTCAATTACGATGTACCCTGGCTGGAGGGCTGCATTCCCACTACCGAGGTGCTGGCTATGAAGTTCTGGGAACGGCTGGCTCCAGCCTTTCCCAAAGGTCTTTTATATGAAGTGAAGCTGTATGAGACTGAGAACAATAGCGCCAGTTATCGAGGAGAACCATGA
- a CDS encoding aldehyde dehydrogenase family protein: protein MSISFPAQAGQGQMYQNFIGGEWRNSRSGETFTSTNPAHTSEIIGHYQKSTPADLEDAIDAAVKAHPGWATTPAPERGEIMLRAALLLEQYKQELAESMTREMGKILRETLGDVQTAIDVAKYVAGEGRRAEGETIPSGLRNKFCMTIRHPVGIVGIITPWNFPMAIPAWKTFPALQAGNAVILKPASDTPLLALRLAEILAEAGLPAGVLNVVTGPGGTLGDALASNKRVNMISLTGSTEVGRRVAEICGRDLRRCTLELGGKNAVVVLEDADLDLAVESVTWGAFGTTGQRCTATSRVIVQKSVQQAFTDRLVTAAEKLRVGDGLDPDIDMGPLVNMGRVKAVQEYAEIGKQEGAKLVLGGFPLNDESHRDGAFYKPTIFTNVTPQMRIAKEEVFGPFVSIIPVDTFEEAMRVANSTEYGLSTAIFTESSRLTFRAMREIESGLIYFNAPTTGAEIQLPFGGMKASGNGHRELGASAVEEFSEVKTVFVSYPVKK, encoded by the coding sequence ATGTCAATTTCATTCCCTGCCCAGGCGGGCCAGGGTCAGATGTATCAGAATTTTATTGGGGGCGAGTGGCGCAACTCGCGCAGTGGAGAGACGTTTACCAGCACGAATCCGGCACACACTTCCGAAATCATCGGGCATTACCAGAAATCTACGCCCGCCGACCTTGAGGATGCCATCGACGCGGCTGTAAAGGCGCACCCGGGCTGGGCCACTACTCCGGCGCCGGAACGCGGCGAGATCATGCTGCGTGCCGCGCTGCTGCTGGAACAATACAAACAGGAACTGGCCGAGTCCATGACGCGCGAGATGGGCAAAATTCTGCGGGAGACGCTTGGCGATGTACAGACGGCCATCGATGTCGCCAAATATGTGGCCGGTGAGGGACGGCGCGCTGAAGGCGAAACCATTCCATCGGGACTGCGCAATAAATTCTGCATGACCATTCGTCACCCGGTCGGCATAGTAGGCATTATCACACCCTGGAACTTTCCCATGGCCATCCCTGCCTGGAAGACCTTTCCAGCACTGCAGGCGGGCAACGCTGTCATTCTCAAACCTGCCAGCGATACGCCCCTGCTGGCGCTGCGGCTCGCCGAGATACTGGCCGAAGCTGGACTGCCCGCCGGTGTATTAAATGTCGTGACCGGCCCCGGCGGCACATTGGGAGATGCGCTGGCAAGCAATAAGCGCGTGAATATGATCTCACTGACAGGTTCAACCGAGGTGGGACGGCGTGTGGCCGAAATATGCGGGCGGGACCTGCGCCGCTGCACGCTCGAACTGGGTGGCAAGAATGCGGTGGTCGTGCTGGAAGATGCCGACCTTGACCTGGCCGTGGAGAGCGTGACCTGGGGAGCTTTCGGCACTACCGGGCAGCGTTGCACCGCGACCAGCCGCGTCATCGTACAAAAATCGGTGCAGCAGGCATTCACCGACCGGCTCGTAACCGCCGCTGAGAAGTTGCGTGTCGGCGATGGCCTGGACCCGGATATTGATATGGGGCCATTGGTGAATATGGGGCGTGTCAAGGCGGTTCAGGAATATGCCGAGATCGGCAAACAGGAGGGCGCGAAGCTTGTGCTGGGCGGCTTCCCATTGAACGATGAGAGCCACCGCGATGGCGCATTCTACAAGCCGACCATCTTCACCAATGTCACGCCGCAGATGCGCATCGCAAAAGAGGAAGTATTCGGCCCGTTCGTCTCCATTATTCCTGTCGATACGTTTGAAGAGGCCATGCGGGTCGCGAATTCGACCGAATACGGGCTTTCGACGGCCATCTTCACCGAGAGCAGCCGCCTGACTTTCCGTGCCATGCGCGAGATCGAATCGGGCCTGATCTACTTCAACGCGCCCACGACTGGCGCCGAGATTCAGCTGCCGTTTGGCGGTATGAAGGCGAGCGGCAATGGGCATCGCGAGCTTGGCGCGAGCGCGGTAGAGGAATTCAGCGAGGTTAAGACAGTATTCGTATCATATCCTGTTAAGAAATAA
- a CDS encoding GNAT family N-acetyltransferase translates to MLRAAKYEDYEGACALYEQLDRIHAQALPNFFHPVEGPARSPERFAELLANENAALFVAEQQETLVGLIFGYVRLTPPVPMVVPRHFVQVDDLVVSEHVRHQGVGRLLMERIQQWAREQGVTEIELDVWEFPGSALTFYEKLGYQTTRRHMRKPLS, encoded by the coding sequence GTGCTTCGGGCAGCTAAATACGAGGACTATGAGGGCGCATGCGCATTGTATGAGCAATTAGATCGTATACACGCTCAGGCTCTTCCAAATTTTTTCCATCCTGTAGAGGGACCCGCCCGCTCACCTGAGAGATTTGCAGAGCTTCTCGCTAACGAGAATGCGGCCCTCTTTGTGGCGGAACAGCAAGAAACTCTCGTTGGCTTGATCTTTGGTTATGTGCGCTTGACGCCTCCTGTGCCTATGGTTGTGCCGCGCCACTTTGTCCAGGTTGATGACCTGGTAGTAAGCGAACACGTCCGGCATCAAGGCGTTGGACGGTTGCTGATGGAGCGGATTCAACAGTGGGCGCGCGAGCAAGGGGTTACAGAAATTGAACTGGATGTATGGGAGTTTCCTGGCTCTGCTCTGACTTTTTATGAAAAGCTGGGATATCAGACAACAAGGCGACATATGAGAAAGCCATTATCCTGA
- a CDS encoding DUF4388 domain-containing protein, protein MTINTRLQGSLREFGLVEVLQMMGLSGMTGAIHLKQESGRIGIIYFQDGKLAGCSELDSGALTLGDVLQQLAMANSMQIELAFSRQLQDPFGKRIGERLIEMRVINEKQLREALRTKALWTARELALWKNGTYDFVASPEGQTILPYGEESLDLEVVGVTMEMIRYEDEWKQLYKYLPQGMHTTLQLVPAIPYPMSFDSRTIELLGKVNLNRSVRRIASTIRRPELEVARDLAQLVYHRLIVPVFQEATPHHNGNGNRRSGVRLPDPAEKFRMESFELLNLISRMEQEWLRRRTPMEQLSALAEFVNWMMDALSEACRINGTELDPNTLEVLLTRNNLRYMGNYRFVIEQNMINVQNFTSLCHEVLQGDIQKATDFFEEGCIVLQKILTCIFDSINARVASLYERLENQEVWEAMFTQFGLPRG, encoded by the coding sequence ATGACTATTAATACGAGGTTGCAAGGATCGCTGCGGGAATTTGGCCTCGTAGAAGTCCTGCAAATGATGGGACTGAGTGGGATGACCGGTGCCATTCACCTCAAGCAGGAGTCGGGACGCATCGGTATTATCTACTTTCAGGATGGCAAGCTGGCCGGTTGCTCTGAACTCGATTCGGGCGCGCTGACGCTGGGTGATGTTCTTCAACAACTGGCTATGGCGAACAGCATGCAGATAGAGCTGGCTTTTTCCCGGCAGCTCCAGGACCCTTTCGGCAAGCGCATCGGCGAGCGCCTCATCGAAATGCGGGTGATTAACGAGAAGCAATTGAGAGAGGCGCTGCGTACCAAGGCATTGTGGACGGCCCGCGAACTGGCGCTGTGGAAAAATGGCACCTATGATTTCGTTGCCAGTCCTGAGGGGCAAACGATTTTACCTTACGGCGAAGAATCGCTTGATCTCGAAGTTGTGGGTGTAACGATGGAGATGATACGTTACGAGGACGAGTGGAAGCAGCTGTATAAATATTTGCCCCAGGGGATGCACACAACGCTCCAGCTCGTTCCGGCCATCCCTTATCCCATGAGCTTTGATAGCCGCACCATTGAATTGCTCGGCAAGGTGAATTTGAATCGCAGCGTGCGTCGCATTGCCAGCACCATCCGGCGTCCAGAGTTAGAGGTGGCGCGCGACCTGGCACAGCTGGTGTATCACCGGCTTATTGTTCCCGTCTTCCAGGAAGCAACTCCGCACCACAACGGAAACGGCAACAGGCGCAGTGGCGTGCGCCTCCCCGACCCTGCCGAAAAATTCCGCATGGAAAGCTTTGAACTGCTCAACCTCATCAGTCGTATGGAGCAAGAATGGCTGCGCCGGCGCACACCGATGGAGCAATTATCCGCGCTGGCCGAATTCGTCAACTGGATGATGGACGCCCTTTCCGAGGCCTGCCGTATCAACGGTACTGAGTTGGACCCCAACACGCTGGAAGTCTTGCTTACGCGCAATAACCTGCGCTACATGGGCAACTACCGGTTTGTGATTGAGCAGAATATGATCAACGTCCAGAATTTTACCTCGCTCTGTCACGAGGTGCTGCAAGGGGACATTCAGAAAGCCACCGACTTCTTTGAAGAGGGCTGTATTGTCCTGCAAAAAATTCTCACCTGCATCTTCGACTCGATCAATGCCCGTGTCGCCTCCCTTTACGAGCGCCTGGAGAACCAGGAGGTGTGGGAGGCGATGTTTACACAGTTTGGGCTGCCGCGAGGGTAG